One genomic region from Streptomyces sp. NBC_00457 encodes:
- a CDS encoding multicopper oxidase domain-containing protein produces the protein MDRRGFNRRLLLGGAAVATSLSVASEAAGVDTSAKSAAARTAPAGGAVKHIKLYAEKFADGQLGYGFEKGKATIPGPLIELNEGDTLHIEFENTTDVRASLHVHGLDYEITSDGTKLNKSDVEPGGTRTYTWRTHKPGRRADGTWRAGSAGYWHYHDHVVGTEHGTGGIRKGLYGPVIVRRQGDVLPDATHTVVFNDMLINNKPAHSGPNFEATVGDRVEFVVITHGEYYHTFHMHGHRWADNRTGMLTGPDDPSQVIDNKITGPADSFGFQVIAGEGVGAGAWMYHCHVQSHSDMGMVGLFLVKKKDGTIPGYEPHEHGHEPAAGSAHEH, from the coding sequence ATGGACCGACGCGGGTTCAACAGACGTCTTCTGCTGGGTGGCGCGGCCGTCGCGACATCGTTGTCCGTGGCCTCCGAGGCCGCCGGCGTCGACACCTCGGCGAAGAGCGCCGCGGCGAGGACGGCTCCGGCCGGCGGCGCGGTCAAGCACATCAAGCTGTACGCCGAGAAGTTCGCCGACGGGCAGCTGGGCTACGGCTTCGAGAAGGGGAAGGCGACGATCCCCGGGCCACTGATCGAACTCAACGAGGGCGACACCCTGCACATCGAGTTCGAGAACACGACCGACGTGCGGGCGAGCCTGCACGTCCACGGCCTGGACTACGAAATCACCAGCGACGGCACCAAGTTGAACAAGAGTGACGTCGAACCGGGCGGCACCCGCACCTACACCTGGCGCACCCACAAGCCCGGCCGCCGCGCCGACGGCACCTGGCGGGCGGGCAGCGCGGGCTACTGGCACTACCACGACCACGTCGTCGGCACCGAGCACGGCACCGGCGGCATCCGCAAAGGCCTCTACGGTCCAGTGATCGTGCGCCGTCAGGGCGATGTCCTGCCCGACGCGACCCACACGGTCGTCTTCAACGACATGCTGATCAACAACAAGCCGGCGCACTCGGGGCCCAACTTCGAGGCCACGGTGGGCGATCGGGTCGAGTTCGTGGTGATCACACACGGCGAGTACTACCACACCTTCCATATGCACGGTCACCGCTGGGCGGACAACCGCACCGGCATGCTCACCGGCCCCGACGACCCGAGCCAGGTCATCGACAACAAGATCACCGGCCCGGCGGACTCCTTCGGCTTCCAGGTGATCGCGGGGGAGGGGGTCGGAGCGGGCGCGTGGATGTACCACTGCCATGTCCAGAGCCACTCCGACATGGGGATGGTGGGGCTGTTCCTGGTGAAGAAGAAGGACGGAACCATTCCGGGGTACGAGCCGCACGAGCATGGTCATGAGCCGGCCGCGGGGTCCGCGCACGAGCACTGA
- a CDS encoding WhiB family transcriptional regulator, translating to MIERFSMPGTLLAMHTETITPADLAWQEEALCAQTGADFFFPEPGSSVREAKRICGLCPIRSACLEYALDNDERFGVWGGLSEKERLELRRTSP from the coding sequence TTGATCGAACGTTTTTCGATGCCCGGCACGCTGCTGGCCATGCACACCGAAACCATCACCCCGGCCGACCTCGCCTGGCAGGAGGAGGCACTGTGCGCCCAGACCGGGGCGGACTTCTTCTTCCCCGAGCCCGGCAGCTCCGTACGGGAGGCGAAGCGGATCTGCGGTCTGTGCCCGATCCGCTCCGCCTGCCTGGAGTACGCGCTGGACAACGACGAGCGCTTCGGCGTCTGGGGCGGCCTGTCGGAGAAGGAGCGCCTGGAGCTC
- a CDS encoding LacI family DNA-binding transcriptional regulator has protein sequence MTETAPRPTLEAVAARAGVSRATVSRVVNGGDGVREPLVERVRRAVEELGYVPNQAARSLVTRRHDAVAVVVAEPETRVFADPFFALQLRGISKELTAHDNQLVLLLTEGRDDHARVGRYLAGGHVDGALVFSLHLDDPLPELIQRAGIPTVFGGRPGWSDGTSGVVYVDSDNRGGAREAVRHLVGLGRTRVAHITGALDQTSAVDRLDGFRDVMADVDPRLVVEGDFTPAGGERAMRELLDRCPDVDAVFAANDLTAAGALRVLRERGRRVPDDVAVIGFDDMLPVAEQTDPPLTTVRQDIEEMGRLMARLLLKGPAPGGVVLPTTLVRRVSA, from the coding sequence GTGACCGAAACCGCCCCGCGTCCCACCCTGGAGGCCGTGGCCGCCCGGGCCGGGGTGTCCCGGGCCACCGTGTCCCGTGTGGTGAACGGCGGGGACGGCGTGCGGGAACCTCTGGTGGAGCGGGTGCGGCGGGCCGTGGAGGAACTGGGGTACGTCCCCAATCAGGCCGCCCGCAGTCTGGTCACGCGGCGGCACGACGCCGTCGCCGTCGTCGTCGCCGAACCGGAGACACGGGTCTTCGCCGACCCCTTCTTCGCGCTGCAACTCCGGGGAATCAGCAAGGAGCTGACGGCGCACGACAACCAGCTCGTCCTGCTGCTGACCGAGGGGCGCGACGACCACGCGCGCGTGGGGCGCTATCTCGCCGGGGGCCATGTCGACGGCGCCCTCGTCTTCTCCCTGCACCTGGACGATCCACTGCCCGAGTTGATCCAGCGCGCGGGAATCCCGACCGTGTTCGGCGGCCGGCCCGGCTGGAGCGACGGCACGAGCGGCGTGGTCTACGTCGACAGCGACAACCGCGGCGGCGCCCGCGAGGCCGTACGCCATCTCGTCGGCCTCGGCCGCACCCGCGTCGCGCACATCACCGGTGCCCTCGACCAGACCTCCGCGGTGGACCGGCTCGACGGGTTCCGGGACGTCATGGCCGACGTCGATCCGCGGCTCGTCGTGGAGGGCGACTTCACGCCGGCCGGCGGTGAGCGGGCGATGCGGGAACTCCTCGACCGGTGCCCCGACGTGGATGCCGTCTTCGCCGCGAACGACCTGACCGCCGCGGGCGCCCTGCGGGTGCTGCGCGAGCGCGGGCGGCGGGTGCCGGACGACGTCGCCGTGATCGGTTTCGACGACATGCTGCCGGTCGCCGAACAGACCGACCCGCCGCTGACGACGGTCCGTCAGGACATCGAGGAGATGGGGCGGTTGATGGCGCGGCTGCTGTTGAAGGGCCCGGCGCCGGGCGGTGTGGTGCTGCCCACGACGCTGGTGCGACGGGTCTCGGCGTAA
- a CDS encoding VOC family protein, whose amino-acid sequence MLSTRFVNGAPNWVDVGTADIGGATSFYGALFGWEFRSAGPQAGGYGFFQLGDRIAAGAMQTTPEQGPPSWTVYFQSPDADATVKAVEQAGGSVPVAPVDVMGQGRSAILADDKGVPFGIWQPAARKGLDVVNDPGSLCWVELYTPDIARAAAFYDAVFGWETSAMPFPGSTYTCVNPAGTDENAMFGGLVPPADDPTEAESGPYWLPYFEVEDTDAVVAKARELGGGVRMPATDAAGVGRMAKLVDPYGARFAVIKSVPQEN is encoded by the coding sequence ATGCTCAGCACCCGTTTTGTGAACGGCGCTCCCAACTGGGTCGATGTCGGTACGGCCGACATCGGGGGCGCCACCTCCTTCTACGGCGCCCTGTTCGGCTGGGAGTTCCGGTCGGCGGGGCCTCAGGCCGGTGGGTACGGCTTCTTCCAGCTCGGCGACAGGATCGCCGCGGGCGCCATGCAGACCACGCCGGAGCAGGGTCCGCCGTCCTGGACGGTGTACTTCCAGAGCCCGGACGCGGATGCCACGGTCAAGGCGGTGGAGCAGGCCGGCGGCAGCGTGCCCGTGGCGCCGGTGGACGTCATGGGGCAGGGCCGGAGCGCGATCCTCGCCGATGACAAGGGCGTGCCCTTCGGGATCTGGCAGCCCGCCGCCAGGAAGGGTCTCGACGTGGTGAACGACCCCGGTTCGCTGTGCTGGGTCGAGCTCTACACGCCGGACATCGCCCGGGCCGCCGCCTTCTACGACGCCGTGTTCGGCTGGGAGACCTCGGCCATGCCCTTCCCCGGCTCCACGTACACCTGCGTCAACCCCGCAGGGACGGACGAGAACGCCATGTTCGGCGGCCTGGTGCCGCCGGCGGACGACCCGACCGAGGCTGAGTCCGGCCCGTACTGGCTGCCGTACTTCGAGGTCGAGGACACCGACGCCGTGGTCGCCAAGGCGCGGGAGCTGGGCGGCGGGGTGCGAATGCCCGCCACCGACGCGGCGGGCGTCGGCCGGATGGCCAAGCTCGTCGACCCTTACGGCGCGCGCTTCGCGGTGATCAAGAGCGTGCCGCAGGAGAACTGA